The following coding sequences are from one Nonlabens arenilitoris window:
- a CDS encoding sigma-70 family RNA polymerase sigma factor produces MPEVKLIPEKWVDRYGDYLFNFTISRVNDSIMAQDLVSETFLAGLKSAHRFKGQSTERTWLISILKRKIIDHYRKSNSKKGQAEVRMSYLDNNDQNGDWMEEQVRDLRNPNVEDEIEQKELGVALNECIAALPERYATIFVQKTIDKLDTETICKEHDITASNLWVIIHRARVQLMDCLNSKWYKKD; encoded by the coding sequence ATGCCAGAAGTAAAATTAATACCTGAAAAATGGGTAGACCGTTATGGCGACTACCTTTTCAACTTTACCATTTCTAGAGTTAACGACTCTATTATGGCTCAAGACCTGGTGTCTGAGACCTTTCTGGCAGGTTTAAAAAGTGCTCATAGATTTAAAGGTCAATCGACAGAACGTACCTGGTTGATCTCTATACTCAAACGTAAAATTATAGATCATTATCGTAAGTCTAACTCAAAAAAAGGTCAGGCCGAAGTGCGGATGAGTTACCTAGATAATAATGATCAAAACGGTGACTGGATGGAAGAACAGGTTAGAGACCTGCGTAATCCTAATGTTGAAGATGAAATTGAACAAAAAGAACTAGGTGTAGCATTAAATGAATGTATTGCTGCCTTACCCGAGAGATATGCAACTATATTTGTCCAGAAAACCATTGACAAGTTGGATACTGAAACTATCTGTAAGGAACATGATATCACAGCGTCCAACCTATGGGTAATCATCCACCGTGCGCGTGTACAGTTGATGGATTGCTTGAATAGCAAATGGTATAAGAAGGATTAA
- a CDS encoding NUDIX hydrolase: MPLPGFEAQLKMAAVERLEELQRVSLLKKTPRKAAVMMLIYPVNDVAHFVLIERMVSKGAHSGQIAFPGGRQEEEDQDDAVTAIRETHEEVGIIPDHQEIIAAGTPIYIPPSNYMVSPFLAFAKAELQFTPQPSEVKSIIEVPLHELIDPNNVSKHTLSTSYATNITVPCYNLQDHVVWGATAMMLAEFKTMLQKSLSLKDV; the protein is encoded by the coding sequence ATGCCTTTACCAGGATTTGAAGCACAACTTAAAATGGCTGCGGTAGAACGATTAGAAGAATTGCAACGCGTGTCGCTACTTAAAAAAACACCACGCAAGGCAGCTGTTATGATGCTTATTTATCCGGTAAATGATGTCGCCCATTTTGTACTCATTGAACGCATGGTTTCTAAAGGTGCACATAGTGGTCAGATTGCATTTCCTGGTGGTCGTCAGGAAGAAGAAGATCAAGATGATGCTGTTACCGCTATTAGAGAGACACATGAAGAAGTAGGTATTATTCCAGACCATCAAGAGATTATTGCTGCAGGTACTCCTATCTATATTCCACCTAGTAATTACATGGTTTCTCCTTTTCTCGCTTTCGCGAAAGCGGAATTACAATTCACTCCACAACCTAGCGAAGTCAAATCAATTATTGAAGTCCCATTGCATGAATTAATAGATCCTAATAATGTAAGCAAACACACCTTATCTACTAGTTATGCAACTAACATTACAGTACCATGTTACAACTTGCAGGATCATGTAGTTTGGGGTGCTACCGCAATGATGCTAGCAGAATTTAAAACCATGTTGCAAAAAAGTTTATCTTTAAAAGATGTTTAA
- a CDS encoding M3 family metallopeptidase, whose amino-acid sequence MSVTKNPLLEKFNTFQDTAPFSKIKEEHFEEAFDIAIDQARKEINAITNNTDTPTFENTIEALDMSGDLLSRISSIFFNLNSAETNDEIQRIAREISPKLSQFGNDITLNEDLFKRVKEVYDSKENLDLNVEQSTLLDKKYKSFSRNGANLSEDKKSRLREIDSQLSQLTLKFGENVLAATNAFELHLTDDSRLAGLPESAKEAAAELAKAKGKEGYIFTLDYPSYIPFMTYVDDRELRKELSIAFGSKAFKDDFDNQDNVLQIATLRYERAQLLGYKTHAHFVLEERMAMTPEKVMEFSNEILEKAKPAAERDFLELQNFAIAAASKSDVSEPITKLQKWDAAYYAEKLKKQLFELDDELLKPYFKLENVIDGAFEVANRLFGLSFEKSTQIDKYHEDVMTYEVKNEDGSLNSIFYADFFPRKGKRNGAWMTSFKSQYVEHEKNVRPHVSIVCNFTKPTKTKPSLLTFNEVTTLFHEFGHALHGMLANTQYRSLSGTSVYWDFVELPSQILENWCYEKEALEIFARHYETDEVIPLEYIEKIKKAANFQEGLQTLRQLSFGMLDMSWHGINPSDITDVKGHERTVFEKTDLYPDVSSSCMSTAFGHIFQGGYSAGYYSYKWAEVLDADAFELFKEKGIFDRTTATSFKDHILSKGGTQNPMLLYKRFRGSEPKIDALLKRAGLVT is encoded by the coding sequence ATGAGTGTTACTAAAAACCCTTTATTAGAAAAATTTAATACTTTTCAAGACACTGCTCCTTTTTCAAAAATTAAAGAAGAGCATTTTGAAGAGGCTTTTGATATTGCTATAGATCAAGCTCGTAAAGAGATAAACGCAATAACTAATAATACAGATACTCCTACATTTGAAAACACCATTGAGGCGCTAGACATGTCTGGTGATTTATTAAGTCGTATTTCTAGTATATTTTTCAATCTTAACAGTGCAGAGACTAACGATGAGATTCAACGTATTGCGAGAGAGATAAGTCCTAAGCTGTCACAATTCGGTAATGATATCACGTTAAATGAAGACTTATTTAAACGTGTTAAAGAGGTCTATGATTCTAAAGAGAATCTCGATTTGAATGTTGAGCAATCTACTCTATTAGACAAAAAGTATAAGAGTTTCTCACGTAATGGCGCAAATTTAAGTGAAGATAAAAAATCACGCTTACGCGAAATAGATAGCCAACTATCCCAGTTGACCTTAAAATTTGGTGAGAATGTACTAGCGGCAACTAATGCTTTTGAATTACATCTAACAGATGATTCAAGATTAGCTGGTTTACCAGAAAGTGCAAAAGAAGCTGCAGCTGAGCTTGCAAAAGCTAAAGGAAAAGAAGGATATATTTTTACATTAGACTACCCTAGTTATATACCGTTCATGACCTATGTAGATGATCGTGAATTACGTAAAGAATTGTCTATAGCTTTTGGGTCTAAAGCTTTTAAAGACGATTTTGACAACCAAGATAACGTGCTTCAAATAGCGACTTTAAGATATGAAAGAGCACAACTTTTAGGTTATAAAACACATGCCCATTTTGTACTAGAAGAACGTATGGCTATGACACCAGAAAAGGTCATGGAATTTTCAAACGAAATTCTAGAAAAAGCAAAACCTGCCGCAGAACGTGACTTTTTAGAATTACAAAATTTTGCCATAGCTGCAGCTTCAAAATCTGATGTGAGCGAACCTATCACAAAATTGCAAAAATGGGATGCCGCTTACTATGCTGAGAAGTTGAAGAAACAACTCTTTGAACTAGATGATGAATTATTAAAACCTTATTTTAAACTAGAAAATGTAATCGATGGCGCGTTTGAGGTGGCAAATCGTCTTTTTGGATTAAGTTTTGAAAAATCCACACAAATAGATAAGTATCATGAAGATGTCATGACTTATGAAGTTAAAAATGAGGATGGTAGTTTAAATTCTATTTTTTATGCAGACTTCTTTCCTCGTAAAGGAAAACGTAATGGTGCCTGGATGACTTCTTTTAAAAGTCAATATGTAGAACATGAAAAAAATGTACGACCGCATGTGTCCATCGTTTGTAATTTTACTAAACCTACAAAAACAAAACCTTCCTTATTAACCTTTAATGAAGTTACTACTTTGTTCCACGAATTTGGTCATGCCCTACATGGTATGCTAGCAAACACGCAATACCGCAGTTTATCTGGAACATCGGTTTACTGGGATTTTGTAGAATTACCCAGCCAGATTTTAGAGAATTGGTGTTATGAAAAGGAAGCATTAGAAATTTTTGCTAGACATTATGAAACTGACGAAGTCATACCACTAGAGTATATTGAAAAAATTAAAAAAGCAGCAAACTTTCAAGAAGGTTTACAGACCTTAAGACAGTTATCTTTTGGTATGCTAGATATGAGCTGGCATGGTATTAATCCATCAGATATTACAGATGTAAAAGGTCACGAAAGAACCGTTTTTGAAAAAACAGATTTGTATCCAGATGTTTCTTCAAGTTGTATGAGTACGGCCTTTGGACATATTTTTCAAGGTGGATACAGTGCAGGATATTACAGTTATAAATGGGCAGAAGTATTAGATGCCGATGCCTTTGAGTTATTTAAAGAGAAAGGGATTTTTGATAGAACAACAGCAACCAGTTTTAAAGATCATATTTTATCAAAAGGAGGAACACAAAACCCTATGTTATTATATAAACGTTTCCGTGGAAGCGAACCTAAAATAGATGCCTTGCTTAAAAGAGCAGGACTCGTCACATAA
- the gcvP gene encoding aminomethyl-transferring glycine dehydrogenase — protein sequence MNTDRFALRHIGPRKSDLAPMLETIGVESIDQLVYETVPENIRLQQDLQLDPAMSEYEFLSHIKKLGDKNKQYRSYIGLGYNAPITPAVIQRNILENPGWYTAYTPYQAEIAQGRLEALLNFQTMITDLTGMELANASLLDESTAAAEAMTLLFSVRERAQKKDNVVKFFVDQDTLPQTKELLKTRAIPLGIELVEGNPQDMDMNDGYYAILLQYPGASGNVVDYTAFAKKCQENNIRVAVAADILSLVVLEAPGHWGADVVVGTTQRFGIPLGYGGPHAAYFATREEYKRQIPGRIIGVTKDTDGKRALRMALQTREQHIKRDKATSNICTAQVLLAVMAGMYGVYHGPRGLKFIANKLHAQTATLADAVENLGIYQTNENYFDTLSFKVDAEAVKKEALALEINFYYPDAETVQVSLNETTSLTDLNDVVSAFAKAVNKDFTPITKLLESTHLGTGRQTDFMTYEVFNSYHSETELMRYIKKLERKDLALNHSMIALGSCTMKLNAAAEMLPLSNPQWGNIHPFVPVDQAQGYQEMLKKLELQLNEATGFAGTSLQPNSGAQGEFAGLMAIRAYHHSRGDHHRDICLIPSSAHGTNPASAVMAGMKVVVTKALENGNIDVDDLREKALKHKDNLSALMVTYPSTHGVYESAIKEITSIIHENGGQVYMDGANMNAQVGLTNPGNIGADVCHLNLHKTFAIPHGGGGPGVGPICVAPQLVPFLPSNPIIPTGGDQAISPISAAPFGSASVCLISYGYICMLGAEGLKRSTEYAIINANYIKERLKGSYECLYTGEKGRAAHEMIIDCRPFKEHGIEVVDIAKRLMDYGFHAPTVSFPVNGTMMIEPTESESKEEMDRFCDAMISIRKEIAECSSDNPNNVLKNSPHTLQMITSDHWDLPYTRQQAAYPLDYIADNKFWPTVRRADDAYGDRNLMCTCAPMEEYIK from the coding sequence ATGAATACAGATCGTTTTGCCCTAAGACATATCGGACCTCGCAAATCAGACCTTGCGCCCATGCTAGAAACAATAGGTGTAGAATCTATTGACCAGCTAGTTTATGAAACCGTCCCAGAAAACATACGCCTTCAACAGGATTTACAGCTAGATCCAGCCATGAGTGAATATGAGTTTTTATCTCATATTAAAAAATTAGGCGATAAGAATAAGCAATATAGATCCTACATAGGTCTAGGATATAATGCACCGATTACACCAGCGGTGATCCAAAGAAATATTTTGGAAAACCCAGGATGGTATACAGCATACACACCTTATCAAGCAGAGATTGCACAAGGTCGTCTAGAGGCTCTATTGAATTTCCAGACAATGATCACTGATTTAACGGGAATGGAGCTAGCAAACGCTTCTTTACTTGATGAGTCAACGGCAGCTGCCGAAGCGATGACTCTACTTTTCTCAGTAAGAGAAAGAGCTCAGAAAAAAGATAATGTTGTAAAATTCTTTGTAGATCAAGACACCTTACCACAAACAAAGGAATTATTAAAAACTCGTGCCATTCCACTAGGAATTGAATTAGTGGAAGGTAATCCACAAGATATGGATATGAACGATGGCTATTATGCGATCCTTTTACAATATCCTGGTGCTAGTGGTAACGTAGTCGATTATACTGCATTTGCAAAAAAATGTCAAGAAAATAATATTCGTGTTGCTGTTGCTGCAGACATCCTTTCCTTAGTAGTATTAGAAGCTCCAGGACATTGGGGCGCAGATGTGGTTGTGGGAACAACACAACGTTTTGGAATTCCATTAGGTTATGGTGGACCGCATGCAGCTTACTTTGCTACTCGAGAAGAATACAAGAGACAAATCCCAGGTCGTATCATAGGTGTTACTAAAGATACTGATGGAAAACGTGCCTTGCGCATGGCTTTACAAACGCGCGAGCAACACATTAAAAGAGACAAAGCAACTTCAAACATATGTACAGCTCAAGTGTTACTAGCAGTAATGGCAGGTATGTATGGTGTTTATCATGGACCACGTGGTTTGAAGTTTATCGCAAATAAATTACACGCCCAAACAGCCACTCTTGCAGATGCTGTTGAAAATCTAGGAATCTATCAGACTAATGAGAATTACTTTGACACTTTAAGTTTTAAAGTAGATGCCGAGGCTGTCAAAAAAGAGGCTTTGGCTTTAGAAATCAATTTCTATTATCCAGATGCTGAAACAGTTCAGGTTTCTTTAAATGAAACTACTTCTTTGACAGACTTGAATGATGTTGTTTCCGCTTTCGCGAAAGCGGTAAACAAAGACTTTACTCCTATTACTAAACTTTTAGAAAGCACTCATCTAGGAACTGGTCGTCAAACAGATTTTATGACTTATGAGGTATTTAATTCCTATCATTCAGAGACAGAATTAATGCGTTATATCAAAAAACTAGAACGTAAAGATTTAGCATTAAATCATTCTATGATTGCACTAGGTTCTTGTACGATGAAATTGAATGCGGCTGCAGAAATGCTTCCACTCTCTAATCCTCAATGGGGAAACATCCATCCTTTTGTACCGGTAGATCAAGCGCAAGGTTATCAAGAAATGTTGAAAAAACTAGAACTTCAATTAAATGAAGCAACTGGTTTTGCGGGTACTTCTCTACAACCTAATTCTGGTGCACAAGGTGAATTTGCCGGATTAATGGCAATACGAGCTTATCACCACAGTCGTGGAGATCACCACAGAGATATTTGTTTAATTCCATCTAGTGCGCATGGTACTAATCCAGCTAGTGCAGTAATGGCAGGTATGAAGGTAGTCGTTACTAAAGCGTTAGAAAATGGAAACATTGATGTAGATGATTTACGAGAAAAAGCTCTTAAACATAAAGACAATTTAAGTGCATTAATGGTTACATATCCATCCACACATGGTGTTTATGAAAGTGCTATTAAGGAAATCACCAGTATCATCCACGAGAATGGAGGACAAGTTTATATGGACGGTGCAAATATGAATGCACAGGTAGGACTTACTAATCCTGGTAACATCGGTGCAGATGTATGTCACCTTAACTTACACAAAACATTTGCTATCCCACATGGTGGTGGTGGACCTGGTGTAGGTCCTATATGTGTGGCTCCGCAATTGGTTCCATTTTTACCTAGCAATCCTATCATACCTACAGGTGGCGATCAAGCTATTTCACCTATCAGTGCAGCACCTTTCGGTAGTGCATCAGTTTGTTTAATTTCTTATGGCTATATCTGTATGCTAGGAGCCGAAGGTCTTAAGAGATCTACAGAGTATGCAATCATCAATGCAAACTATATTAAAGAGCGACTTAAAGGCAGCTATGAATGTCTATATACTGGCGAGAAAGGTCGTGCGGCACACGAAATGATTATAGACTGTCGTCCTTTTAAAGAACATGGCATTGAGGTAGTTGATATAGCAAAGCGTTTAATGGATTATGGTTTCCATGCTCCTACTGTATCGTTCCCAGTAAACGGTACGATGATGATAGAGCCTACTGAGTCTGAGTCTAAAGAAGAAATGGACCGTTTTTGTGACGCTATGATTTCTATTAGAAAAGAGATTGCAGAATGTTCTAGTGATAATCCTAATAATGTTCTTAAAAATAGTCCACACACATTACAAATGATTACTAGTGATCACTGGGATTTACCTTACACGAGACAACAAGCAGCATATCCATTAGACTACATTGCAGACAATAAATTCTGGCCTACTGTACGAAGAGCAGACGATGCTTATGGGGACCGTAATTTAATGTGTACTTGTGCTCCTATGGAAGAGTATATTAAATAA
- a CDS encoding peptidylprolyl isomerase, which produces MKSNGLFLILVIFLTLGCKDSSQKETPVNDEVKETRTKEQILNERKEKEIARFYKRSLNRKGDTLLPYIPQDSVEVFFTRYGKEHPETKVRMTTTYGDIDMVLFKETPLYRASFLFLINNGYFDETVVHRAVKGFIVQAGNSDNMITAQKKGSAGNYQLPMHILPDVKHAYGTLSSAKYWENNPENWHNPFDFFISLRATEHLDGEHTIFGRVIKGMDVAEEISKVETDSRDWPKKDIYIDMSVIE; this is translated from the coding sequence ATGAAATCAAATGGTCTGTTTTTAATATTAGTGATATTCCTTACATTGGGTTGTAAAGATAGTTCACAAAAAGAAACACCTGTAAACGACGAAGTAAAGGAAACACGCACCAAAGAACAAATCTTAAATGAACGTAAGGAAAAAGAGATTGCTAGGTTTTATAAACGCAGTCTGAATAGAAAAGGTGATACTCTGTTACCCTACATACCACAAGACTCTGTAGAGGTTTTTTTTACTAGATATGGTAAAGAACATCCAGAGACTAAAGTGCGTATGACGACCACATATGGAGACATAGACATGGTTTTATTTAAAGAGACACCATTATATAGAGCTAGTTTTTTATTTTTAATTAATAATGGATATTTTGATGAGACTGTAGTACATCGTGCCGTTAAAGGATTTATCGTTCAAGCTGGTAATAGTGACAACATGATTACCGCACAAAAAAAAGGTAGCGCAGGAAACTATCAATTACCTATGCATATCCTGCCAGATGTTAAACATGCATATGGAACCTTGAGTAGTGCCAAGTATTGGGAAAATAATCCTGAAAACTGGCACAATCCTTTTGACTTTTTTATTTCTTTAAGGGCAACAGAGCATTTAGATGGTGAGCATACCATTTTTGGTCGAGTGATAAAAGGCATGGATGTCGCAGAGGAGATTTCAAAAGTAGAAACTGATTCAAGAGACTGGCCTAAGAAAGATATCTACATTGATATGAGTGTGATAGAATAG
- a CDS encoding T9SS type A sorting domain-containing protein yields MFKNKIYIILLFTLSTILTAAQDRVFIDFGSSNESQASSEYINNISTSYQAGYSNGVLLYNHLGTSTGINLQVHDAWLNINSSGTTTPSYLINVPQSASSDSFFGATGFFNGNTQLTGGFKLRQLDPSKFYSFSFFASRMNVTDNRETSYTVTGTTTQIVNLNASNNTTQKIEVYNIQPDSNGIIEIIATAGANNTNSYGFYYLNTLEIQINTSPISQFITQADLQLTYPTQQATWEVGKTVQILWKSEDIDMVTLQYSIDGGSTFNAIATVPATDARYNFTVPNQLSNNVIIRLSHNGQIIDSPPVSIIPDDNTVYRIVVLGSSTAAGSGPSNQYNAWVWKYRRYLEQLDTRYEVINLAQGGFVTYNILPTGTTIPAGVNKTINVDKNITKAVNLNAHGIIINLPSNDAASNYPVADQLHNYSLIAQTASQNQIPLWVATPQPRNFAANGSQVAIQTQMVTETYNTFGNNAVDFWSGLGNTAGNQLLLAYNSGDGVHATNEAHQIFYERLLLKDIHGAVKTQVDAALSAPTAVETAISIYPNPVKSLLFIESTNPIEMIEIYNQLGQLVMEKENPMDMINLQSLETGFYMAHIHVNNSIVYKRLLKK; encoded by the coding sequence ATGTTTAAAAACAAGATATATATCATCTTATTATTTACATTAAGCACTATACTTACTGCTGCGCAAGACCGTGTGTTTATAGATTTTGGATCTAGTAATGAGAGCCAAGCAAGTAGCGAGTATATCAACAATATTTCAACTAGTTATCAAGCTGGTTATTCTAATGGTGTATTGCTATACAACCACTTAGGGACATCAACAGGCATAAATTTACAAGTACACGATGCCTGGCTCAACATTAATTCTTCCGGTACAACGACTCCTTCTTATTTAATCAATGTGCCACAATCAGCAAGTTCTGACAGTTTCTTTGGTGCAACAGGATTTTTTAATGGTAATACTCAATTAACTGGTGGTTTTAAATTACGTCAACTCGATCCAAGTAAATTTTATAGCTTTTCATTTTTTGCCTCTAGGATGAACGTTACTGACAATCGAGAAACATCATATACGGTTACGGGAACCACAACTCAAATTGTAAACTTAAACGCATCAAATAATACAACACAAAAAATTGAGGTTTATAATATACAACCAGATAGTAATGGCATTATTGAAATTATAGCCACAGCTGGTGCTAACAATACAAACAGCTATGGTTTTTATTATCTCAACACTCTTGAAATACAAATAAACACCTCTCCTATTTCACAATTTATAACGCAAGCAGATTTACAACTTACCTACCCTACACAACAAGCGACCTGGGAAGTAGGTAAAACTGTCCAGATTTTATGGAAAAGTGAAGACATAGACATGGTTACTCTTCAATATTCAATAGATGGTGGCTCGACATTCAACGCTATTGCTACAGTACCTGCAACAGATGCTAGATATAATTTTACAGTACCTAATCAATTATCTAATAATGTCATAATTAGACTAAGTCATAACGGTCAGATTATAGATAGTCCACCAGTATCGATTATACCAGACGATAATACCGTTTACAGAATTGTAGTACTAGGATCGTCAACTGCAGCAGGCAGTGGTCCTTCAAACCAGTATAACGCTTGGGTATGGAAATACCGCCGTTACTTAGAACAATTAGACACACGTTATGAGGTTATAAATCTGGCACAAGGTGGATTTGTCACCTATAATATTTTACCTACTGGAACCACAATACCTGCAGGTGTTAATAAAACTATTAATGTAGATAAGAATATAACTAAGGCTGTCAACCTTAATGCGCATGGTATTATCATCAATTTACCTTCAAATGATGCTGCAAGTAATTATCCGGTGGCAGATCAATTACATAATTATAGTCTGATCGCTCAAACAGCCTCGCAAAATCAGATTCCTTTATGGGTTGCGACACCACAACCACGCAACTTTGCAGCAAATGGAAGTCAAGTAGCGATTCAAACACAGATGGTTACAGAAACTTATAACACATTTGGTAATAATGCGGTAGATTTCTGGTCTGGTCTAGGAAATACGGCTGGCAACCAACTTTTATTAGCATATAATAGTGGTGATGGTGTTCACGCTACTAATGAAGCTCATCAAATTTTTTATGAACGATTACTTTTAAAAGATATTCATGGCGCAGTAAAAACACAAGTCGATGCTGCTTTATCTGCACCTACAGCAGTAGAAACTGCCATCTCTATATACCCTAATCCTGTAAAATCACTTTTATTTATAGAGAGCACTAACCCTATTGAAATGATAGAAATTTATAATCAATTAGGACAGCTTGTAATGGAAAAAGAAAACCCAATGGATATGATCAACTTGCAATCTTTAGAAACAGGATTCTATATGGCTCATATTCATGTTAATAATTCGATTGTTTATAAAAGACTACTTAAAAAATAA
- a CDS encoding lysophospholipid acyltransferase family protein translates to MGLFKKNPFGHILWIKRFLIRFLGVLSHRRFRGFNELNIEGSDVLRNLPDQGVLFISNHQTYFADVVSMFHVFNAALSGRQDSIKNVGYLWNPKLNIYYVAAKETMTSGFLPKVFAYVGAITVERTWRAKGEEINRSVNPDDTKNIGIALNDGWVITFPQGTTKPFKPIRKGTAHIIKQYKPIVVPIVIDGFRRSFDKKGLRIKKRNILQSMVIKEPLDIDYENESVESIVEKIEYAIEQHPSFLKVIPQDALEEMEQLNEKRKWDY, encoded by the coding sequence ATGGGATTATTCAAAAAGAATCCTTTCGGACATATATTATGGATCAAACGCTTTCTAATACGCTTCTTAGGTGTACTATCTCACAGACGTTTTAGAGGTTTTAATGAATTAAACATTGAAGGTAGTGATGTGTTGAGAAACCTACCTGATCAAGGCGTTCTATTTATATCAAATCATCAAACATATTTTGCAGATGTGGTAAGTATGTTCCATGTATTTAATGCAGCTTTATCTGGTAGGCAAGATTCTATTAAAAATGTAGGTTATTTATGGAATCCTAAACTCAATATTTATTATGTTGCTGCAAAGGAAACCATGACCAGCGGCTTTTTACCTAAAGTATTTGCTTATGTAGGTGCCATCACGGTAGAACGTACCTGGCGTGCAAAAGGAGAAGAAATAAATCGATCAGTGAACCCAGATGACACAAAAAATATAGGTATAGCATTAAATGATGGTTGGGTAATTACATTTCCACAAGGAACGACTAAACCTTTCAAACCCATTAGAAAAGGTACCGCTCATATCATTAAACAATATAAACCTATTGTTGTGCCTATCGTCATTGACGGTTTCCGTAGAAGTTTTGATAAAAAAGGATTGCGTATTAAAAAACGTAATATTCTTCAATCCATGGTTATTAAAGAACCATTAGATATCGATTATGAAAATGAAAGTGTAGAATCGATAGTAGAAAAAATTGAGTATGCTATTGAACAACACCCATCATTTTTAAAAGTGATTCCACAAGATGCACTGGAAGAAATGGAACAATTAAATGAAAAACGTAAGTGGGATTATTAA
- a CDS encoding 3-oxoacyl-ACP synthase III family protein — MRAKITGVGSHIPDVVRKNEEFMNHEFLNNDGSSFGSDNATIIEKFVAITGIEERRYMDDKLMTSDIATYAAQKAIEDARCDPETLDFIIVAHNYGDVKPDGGSSDMVPSLASRVKNKLGIKNPACVAYDVLFGCPGWVLGLTQADSFIKSGLAKKVLVIGAEALSRVVDPHDRDSMIYSDGAGAVVVEPSSDEHGILGQATATYTEEEAFFIFNETSYNKDLQDKTKYIKMYGRRIYNFALSKVPEGMKAAMDQAGVDIKDLKKIFIHQANEKMDEAIVERFYKLYDMEVPRDIMPMIIHKLGNSSVATVPTVMDLVVRGKMPQHKVEKGDVVMFASVGAGMNINAIVYRY; from the coding sequence ATGAGAGCAAAAATTACAGGAGTAGGTAGTCATATACCTGATGTAGTGAGAAAAAATGAAGAATTCATGAATCATGAGTTCCTTAATAATGATGGTAGTTCCTTCGGTAGTGATAATGCTACCATAATTGAAAAATTTGTGGCTATCACAGGTATTGAAGAACGTCGATATATGGACGATAAACTCATGACCAGTGATATCGCAACTTATGCGGCACAAAAAGCTATAGAAGATGCAAGGTGTGACCCAGAAACATTAGACTTTATAATTGTTGCCCACAACTACGGCGATGTAAAACCTGATGGTGGCTCTAGTGACATGGTCCCTAGTCTTGCGAGTCGGGTTAAAAATAAACTAGGAATTAAAAATCCTGCCTGTGTTGCTTATGATGTGCTATTTGGTTGTCCAGGATGGGTTTTAGGTCTTACACAAGCAGATTCTTTTATCAAGTCTGGACTCGCAAAAAAAGTTCTAGTCATAGGTGCAGAGGCACTATCACGTGTGGTAGATCCACATGACCGTGATTCTATGATCTATTCTGACGGTGCAGGTGCCGTGGTGGTTGAACCTAGCAGCGATGAACATGGTATCTTAGGACAGGCAACAGCCACTTATACTGAAGAAGAAGCTTTTTTCATTTTTAATGAAACTTCTTACAATAAAGATCTACAAGACAAGACTAAATACATTAAAATGTATGGTCGTCGTATTTACAACTTTGCACTCTCTAAAGTTCCTGAAGGTATGAAAGCCGCTATGGATCAGGCTGGTGTAGATATTAAAGATTTGAAAAAAATCTTTATACATCAAGCAAATGAAAAAATGGATGAGGCTATAGTAGAACGTTTCTACAAATTATATGACATGGAAGTGCCGCGTGATATCATGCCTATGATTATTCATAAACTTGGGAATAGCTCTGTAGCAACTGTACCTACTGTGATGGATCTAGTAGTACGTGGTAAAATGCCTCAACACAAAGTAGAAAAAGGTGATGTAGTTATGTTTGCTAGTGTAGGTGCTGGTATGAATATTAACGCCATTGTTTATCGTTATTAG